The following are encoded in a window of Bacillus sp. es.036 genomic DNA:
- a CDS encoding glutamate-1-semialdehyde 2,1-aminomutase, with translation MNFTKSEQHHKESLDIMLGGVNSPSRSYKGVGGGTPIFMEKAKGPYFWDVDGNKYIDYLAAYGPIITGHAHPHITKAITTAAENGVLYGTPTVLENRFGSMLQEAIPSLERVRFVNSGTEAVMTTIRVARAYTGRNKIVKFAGCYHGHSDLVLVAAGSGPATLGSPDSAGVPKSIAREVITVPFNDIEAYKEAMEKWGDEVAGVLVEPIVGNFGIVEPEEGFLEQVNEITHQHGALVIYDEVITAFRFMYGGAQNLLGVEPDMTALGKIIGGGLPIGAYGGKREIMEHVAPLGPAYQAGTMAGNPASISAGIACLEVLQEEGVYNHLDKLGERLESGILQHAKEAGIQITINRLKGALTVYFNNKKVMNYKQAEDSDGERFARFFKLMLQEGINLAPSKYEAWFLTTEHTEEDIEETLEAVKRVFQQMA, from the coding sequence ATGAATTTCACGAAATCAGAACAACACCATAAAGAATCACTTGATATTATGCTAGGTGGTGTGAACAGTCCATCTCGATCCTATAAAGGCGTTGGCGGAGGCACTCCCATCTTCATGGAAAAAGCAAAGGGGCCTTATTTCTGGGACGTTGATGGTAACAAATACATAGACTACCTTGCAGCTTACGGTCCTATTATTACTGGCCATGCACATCCACATATTACGAAAGCCATCACAACTGCAGCGGAAAATGGCGTTTTATATGGGACACCGACCGTTCTAGAGAATCGTTTTGGTTCAATGCTTCAGGAAGCCATTCCTTCTCTTGAACGCGTTCGGTTTGTAAACTCCGGTACCGAAGCGGTTATGACAACGATTCGTGTTGCAAGGGCCTATACCGGTCGCAACAAAATTGTGAAATTTGCTGGTTGCTATCATGGACACTCAGATCTTGTCCTAGTTGCTGCTGGTTCTGGCCCTGCTACTCTAGGAAGTCCCGATTCTGCTGGCGTTCCAAAAAGCATTGCCAGAGAGGTGATCACGGTACCATTTAACGACATTGAGGCTTATAAAGAAGCAATGGAAAAATGGGGAGATGAAGTAGCGGGTGTTCTCGTTGAACCGATTGTTGGTAACTTTGGCATCGTTGAGCCTGAAGAAGGTTTTCTTGAACAGGTCAATGAAATCACTCACCAACACGGTGCTCTCGTAATCTACGATGAAGTGATCACGGCGTTCCGCTTTATGTACGGCGGTGCCCAGAACTTACTTGGTGTTGAGCCAGATATGACAGCACTCGGAAAGATTATTGGAGGAGGTCTCCCGATTGGCGCATACGGCGGTAAGCGCGAAATTATGGAACACGTTGCTCCTCTAGGACCAGCTTATCAAGCTGGTACAATGGCCGGAAATCCTGCTTCGATCTCAGCAGGTATTGCGTGTCTTGAAGTCCTCCAAGAAGAAGGGGTATATAACCACTTAGACAAACTTGGAGAACGACTTGAATCAGGCATCCTTCAACACGCAAAGGAAGCCGGGATTCAGATTACAATTAATCGTCTCAAAGGGGCTCTTACCGTCTACTTTAATAACAAGAAAGTAATGAATTACAAACAGGCTGAGGATTCTGATGGAGAGAGATTTGCCCGATTCTTTAAACTCATGCTTCAGGAAGGAATTAATCTTGCCCCTTCTAAATACGAAGCTTGGTTTCTAACAACAGAACATACTGAAGAAGACATTGAGGAAACGCTTGAAGCAGTAAAACGCGTCTTCCAACAGATGGCTTAA
- a CDS encoding ABC transporter permease gives MGKYLEMIRVRFLMMLAYRTNYYSGILIYSINIGAYYFLWNAIYGGKGEIEGLSVIQMTTYVAVAWMARAFYFNNIDREIAQEIKEGKVAIEFIRPYHYLLMKTMQGLGEGIFRLSFFSIPGMIIVSLIFPIEFSAAFSTWMFFMVAIILSFIVNTQINLLTGVMTFFFFNNDGLIRAKRVVIDLFSGLLLPISFYPGWAQNVMDFLPFQAISYIPSMIFTEGFTGSAVWEAILFQLVWAVILILPIQALWVIAKKRLIVQGG, from the coding sequence ATGGGTAAGTATCTCGAAATGATTCGAGTTCGTTTTTTAATGATGCTTGCCTATCGAACGAACTATTATAGCGGAATTTTAATTTATAGCATTAATATCGGAGCGTACTACTTTTTGTGGAATGCCATTTATGGTGGAAAAGGAGAAATTGAAGGACTATCCGTGATTCAGATGACAACCTATGTTGCGGTTGCCTGGATGGCAAGAGCTTTTTATTTTAATAACATTGATCGAGAAATTGCTCAGGAGATTAAAGAAGGTAAGGTAGCAATAGAATTTATTCGTCCCTATCACTATTTATTAATGAAGACGATGCAGGGACTAGGGGAAGGGATTTTTAGATTAAGCTTCTTCTCAATTCCAGGTATGATTATCGTTAGCCTTATTTTCCCGATTGAATTTTCAGCTGCATTTTCGACGTGGATGTTCTTTATGGTTGCAATTATTCTAAGTTTTATTGTTAATACTCAAATTAATCTACTGACAGGTGTTATGACCTTTTTCTTCTTTAACAACGATGGACTGATTCGAGCAAAACGCGTTGTAATCGATTTGTTCTCGGGATTATTACTTCCAATCAGTTTCTATCCGGGATGGGCTCAGAATGTCATGGACTTTCTTCCGTTCCAGGCTATTAGCTATATTCCAAGTATGATTTTTACAGAAGGTTTTACTGGGAGTGCGGTTTGGGAGGCGATTCTTTTCCAGCTAGTCTGGGCGGTTATCTTGATTCTTCCAATTCAAGCGCTATGGGTCATTGCCAAAAAACGCTTGATTGTGCAGGGAGGGTAA
- a CDS encoding cob(I)yrinic acid a,c-diamide adenosyltransferase, with translation MKIYTKTGDKGETSLVYGQRVLKSDIRVEAYGTCDEANSQIGLALSYLGATHFEGKEEWESIFHKVQTWLFHVGAELATPKGKKVGWTIEEAHINEMEKQIDAWEQQLEPLRNFILPGGHSAGACLNVARTIVRRAERLTTMVEETNPLVLSFLNRLSDFLFVAARFINYHMGENESVLHQDQK, from the coding sequence TTGAAGATTTATACGAAGACAGGCGATAAAGGGGAAACATCTCTCGTTTATGGACAGCGAGTATTAAAAAGCGATATTCGGGTTGAAGCTTATGGAACATGTGATGAGGCGAATTCTCAAATTGGACTTGCCTTAAGTTATCTTGGTGCGACTCACTTTGAGGGAAAAGAAGAGTGGGAGTCTATTTTTCATAAAGTACAAACATGGCTTTTCCATGTTGGCGCTGAGCTTGCAACCCCAAAAGGAAAAAAAGTAGGATGGACAATTGAAGAAGCGCATATTAATGAAATGGAAAAGCAAATCGACGCCTGGGAGCAGCAACTTGAACCTTTGCGTAACTTTATTTTGCCAGGTGGGCACTCAGCGGGAGCATGCTTAAATGTTGCGCGCACTATTGTTAGGCGTGCCGAGCGTCTGACGACTATGGTTGAAGAGACGAATCCACTTGTTCTTTCATTTTTGAATCGTCTGTCTGATTTCTTATTCGTTGCGGCACGTTTCATTAACTATCATATGGGAGAAAATGAGTCAGTGCTTCATCAAGATCAGAAGTAA
- a CDS encoding nucleotidyltransferase-like protein gives MENLLRPIYQERASHPGTLGVLVIEKTKPFHPLTDNFDVVLLIIVQDNEKPWFVKHYDFEGKKAAMHVVSEEQVNEWLISGSHRRLVAWLVNGKIIFDRNEYIAGVKERIRDFPYEERTRKIGVEFARLIRRYTEGKELFASRQYMDAYNFILHALHHLARLSVIEHGFHPEITVWNQVKHIEPEIFKLYTELLSGEDPLDKRLELLLLANDFSLSSKSKNATVHIRKVMNERSNAWTYQELMEEEQLKEYGIDLGALLEYMIEKGLVEVHRSETKGSGIFIREYSAIE, from the coding sequence ATGGAAAATCTTTTAAGGCCGATTTATCAAGAGAGAGCGAGTCACCCAGGAACGCTCGGTGTACTAGTGATTGAAAAAACAAAGCCTTTTCATCCGCTTACTGATAATTTTGATGTAGTATTACTAATCATTGTTCAAGATAATGAGAAACCATGGTTCGTTAAACATTATGATTTTGAAGGTAAGAAAGCAGCTATGCACGTAGTGTCGGAAGAGCAAGTTAATGAATGGTTGATTTCGGGTAGTCATCGACGTCTTGTAGCTTGGCTTGTTAATGGGAAAATTATTTTCGATCGTAACGAGTACATAGCTGGGGTGAAAGAGAGAATCAGAGACTTTCCTTATGAAGAGCGCACTCGTAAAATCGGCGTGGAATTTGCAAGGTTAATTCGTCGCTATACAGAAGGAAAAGAATTGTTTGCATCGAGGCAATATATGGACGCCTATAATTTTATTCTTCATGCTTTGCATCACCTTGCTCGTTTATCAGTTATTGAGCATGGATTCCATCCAGAGATTACGGTATGGAATCAGGTGAAACATATTGAACCTGAAATTTTCAAGCTTTATACTGAGCTCTTATCGGGGGAAGATCCGCTTGATAAGCGCCTGGAATTACTGCTGCTTGCTAATGATTTTTCATTATCATCAAAATCAAAAAACGCGACTGTTCATATTAGGAAGGTTATGAATGAGCGTAGTAATGCCTGGACTTATCAGGAACTAATGGAAGAAGAGCAGCTTAAAGAATATGGAATAGATCTTGGTGCCCTGCTAGAATATATGATTGAAAAAGGTTTGGTTGAAGTGCATAGAAGCGAGACAAAAGGATCTGGTATATTTATTAGAGAATACAGCGCAATCGAATAA
- a CDS encoding YgzB family protein has product MQLKYTNKINKIRTFALSLVFIGIAIMYIGIFFKTSVLLMTIFMLIGFLATIASAVVYFWIGMLSTRAIQVVCPNCEKPTKVLGRVDACMHCKQPLTMDPDLDGKEFDEKYNVKRAQKRTQ; this is encoded by the coding sequence ATGCAATTAAAGTATACTAATAAGATTAATAAAATTCGTACGTTCGCGCTGAGTCTCGTTTTTATTGGAATTGCGATTATGTATATAGGAATATTCTTCAAGACTTCCGTCTTGCTTATGACCATCTTCATGCTCATTGGATTTCTTGCAACAATCGCAAGTGCTGTTGTTTATTTTTGGATCGGTATGCTCTCAACAAGAGCGATACAGGTAGTCTGTCCAAATTGTGAAAAACCAACGAAAGTTCTCGGACGTGTAGATGCCTGTATGCATTGCAAGCAGCCTTTAACTATGGACCCTGACTTGGATGGTAAAGAGTTTGATGAGAAATATAATGTAAAGAGAGCACAAAAAAGAACGCAGTGA
- a CDS encoding DUF4397 domain-containing protein, with translation MLRKFMAAAVAMVMMFGIIGGTAFADNHEAMVRVIHASPDAPAVDVYVDGEAVVEGAEYKQATDYMALPAGDHEIEVFPAGENGEGDPVISQSVTIEEGMKYSAAAVGKLDSISLWALNDDMEASEGKAKVRVVHASPDAPNVDVAVKDGDVLFSDVAFKSTSDYAEVDPMTVDLEVRPAGSEDVVLEIPGVELKEGYVYSVYAIGLVEGDPTLEAWPMVDATNMPSEMPQTGMGGTADQSNTVAWALLGGAILAAGTGIYLRKKQTA, from the coding sequence ATGCTTAGGAAGTTTATGGCAGCTGCGGTTGCAATGGTTATGATGTTCGGAATTATCGGAGGAACAGCGTTTGCGGATAATCACGAAGCGATGGTACGTGTGATTCATGCTTCTCCAGATGCACCTGCAGTTGATGTGTATGTGGATGGTGAAGCAGTAGTAGAAGGTGCTGAATATAAGCAGGCAACAGATTACATGGCACTACCAGCCGGAGACCATGAAATTGAAGTATTCCCAGCCGGAGAGAATGGAGAAGGCGATCCAGTAATCAGTCAGTCCGTGACAATTGAAGAAGGAATGAAGTATTCTGCTGCAGCTGTCGGTAAACTTGATAGCATTTCGCTTTGGGCACTGAATGATGATATGGAAGCTTCTGAAGGTAAAGCTAAAGTAAGAGTGGTACATGCTTCTCCAGATGCACCTAATGTAGATGTAGCAGTTAAAGATGGGGATGTACTTTTCTCCGATGTTGCATTTAAATCGACGTCTGATTATGCAGAAGTTGATCCAATGACAGTAGACCTTGAAGTTCGACCAGCAGGATCTGAAGATGTTGTTCTTGAAATCCCTGGTGTTGAGTTGAAAGAGGGATATGTTTACTCGGTATATGCTATTGGTCTTGTAGAAGGTGATCCAACTCTTGAAGCTTGGCCAATGGTTGATGCGACAAACATGCCTTCAGAAATGCCGCAAACTGGTATGGGTGGTACAGCGGATCAGTCGAACACAGTTGCATGGGCACTTCTAGGTGGAGCGATTTTAGCTGCAGGAACTGGAATCTATCTTCGTAAGAAGCAAACAGCTTAA
- a CDS encoding ion channel yields MLLLITCAIILALISVGRSMVALMKRTRVPGSLLSVYKMFLLFLVYLTMIIAFGSMYLSLIILDIPVLQEGQVDLADMTLTPLTRVQSVLYFSAVTLLSVGYGDLTPIGIGRWIAIIEALIGYLMPAAFFVTTIVDYRESSKL; encoded by the coding sequence ATGCTCTTATTGATTACTTGTGCTATTATTCTTGCCCTTATTAGTGTGGGGAGAAGTATGGTCGCTCTCATGAAAAGAACGAGAGTACCTGGAAGTCTTCTCTCTGTGTATAAGATGTTTCTGCTATTTCTTGTTTATTTAACGATGATTATCGCTTTTGGAAGTATGTATTTAAGTCTAATCATACTTGATATCCCTGTTCTTCAAGAAGGACAAGTGGATCTAGCGGACATGACATTAACGCCGCTTACAAGAGTTCAATCTGTCCTTTATTTCAGTGCGGTCACGCTTCTATCTGTTGGCTATGGAGATCTTACACCAATTGGAATAGGAAGATGGATTGCGATTATTGAAGCATTAATTGGCTACTTAATGCCGGCTGCTTTTTTTGTCACTACAATTGTCGATTATCGAGAAAGCTCGAAGTTGTAA
- a CDS encoding RNA polymerase sigma factor, with protein sequence MSKGNYAIAYWDSENEDHFKVFCIENHQTLLRIARRIVNDQQIAEEIVQDVYLEVWNKRSQFEPDKGKLSSWVNQITRNRAIDRIKKEQRNFKETVVEDHHLVNKELYIQDDFGNKDMINGALNSLNTEQKEILKLIYLEGYSQAEVASKKKIPLGTVKSRVRLGMKKLKEKIDSSLLEPV encoded by the coding sequence ATGAGTAAAGGCAATTATGCGATTGCTTACTGGGATAGTGAAAACGAGGATCATTTTAAAGTCTTTTGTATTGAAAACCATCAGACGCTTTTACGCATCGCCCGTCGCATAGTCAATGACCAGCAAATTGCCGAAGAAATCGTTCAGGATGTTTATCTAGAAGTTTGGAATAAGAGAAGCCAATTTGAGCCTGATAAAGGAAAGCTTTCCTCATGGGTAAACCAGATCACACGAAACCGAGCTATTGACCGGATTAAGAAAGAACAGCGCAATTTTAAAGAAACAGTTGTTGAAGATCACCATTTGGTCAATAAAGAACTTTATATTCAAGATGACTTTGGAAACAAAGATATGATTAACGGAGCCTTAAATTCTTTGAATACGGAACAAAAGGAAATTCTTAAGCTCATCTATTTAGAAGGATATAGTCAAGCAGAAGTAGCTTCCAAAAAGAAAATTCCTCTTGGAACAGTGAAAAGTCGCGTTAGGCTTGGCATGAAAAAATTAAAAGAAAAGATCGATTCATCATTATTAGAACCTGTTTAA
- a CDS encoding D-2-hydroxyacid dehydrogenase, whose translation MKVLSTGKLKTTIKDHLKENYPELTFQFFSSMAEAEPYLSEAEVLLTYGEDLNDTLIQKATQLKWIMVLSAGLERMPLQAIKEKKILLTNARGIHCIPMAEYTLSVMLQVARDTKVVFANESSKIWKKKTPIREITGSTIGIIGTGAIGSEIARVAKAFRIKTLGVNRSGHRVEHFDEIYKNDDLLTMLPKCDFVISVLPSTNETMNYFKKEQFLTMKDSGVFINIGRGDTVKEQDLMDALHENHLAHAVLDVFKNEPLDPSHPFWEMENVTVTPHHSAISDNYQPRAIEIFEHNLLQYQNRMNDFKNVIDPDRGY comes from the coding sequence ATGAAGGTATTATCAACTGGTAAACTTAAAACAACAATTAAAGATCACTTAAAAGAAAACTATCCAGAGCTCACATTTCAGTTCTTTTCATCAATGGCAGAAGCCGAACCGTATCTTTCCGAAGCGGAAGTTCTTCTTACATATGGGGAAGACTTGAACGATACTCTTATTCAGAAAGCTACCCAACTTAAATGGATAATGGTACTTTCAGCAGGACTAGAACGTATGCCACTACAAGCGATTAAAGAGAAAAAGATTCTTCTTACAAATGCGAGAGGTATCCATTGTATACCTATGGCTGAATATACCCTTTCCGTCATGCTTCAAGTCGCTAGAGACACGAAAGTAGTTTTCGCAAATGAATCATCGAAGATTTGGAAGAAGAAAACCCCGATACGTGAAATCACTGGTAGCACAATCGGAATTATTGGAACTGGTGCTATCGGCAGTGAGATTGCAAGGGTAGCTAAAGCCTTTCGAATAAAAACGCTTGGCGTCAATCGATCAGGTCATAGAGTAGAGCACTTTGATGAAATTTATAAAAATGATGACCTTTTAACAATGCTTCCAAAATGTGACTTCGTTATTAGTGTGCTACCTAGTACGAATGAAACAATGAATTATTTTAAGAAAGAGCAATTTTTAACAATGAAAGACTCAGGTGTATTTATTAATATTGGTAGAGGAGATACTGTAAAGGAACAGGATCTTATGGATGCATTACATGAAAATCATCTAGCCCATGCCGTGCTGGATGTGTTTAAAAACGAACCACTTGATCCGTCTCATCCTTTTTGGGAAATGGAGAATGTAACCGTTACGCCGCATCATTCTGCTATATCTGACAACTACCAACCTAGAGCAATTGAAATTTTTGAACATAACTTATTGCAATACCAAAATAGAATGAACGATTTTAAGAATGTCATTGATCCAGATAGGGGGTATTAA
- a CDS encoding class F sortase — MPFKRLLMIMIFLGAVGCSSSSDQIAGKKEVSSNEEVQLISAPEITASSSSESEESEERIIEGIVPDQLSIPAINVDANVEHVGQLPDGQMDVPRDDRNVGWYEPGAKPGERGNAVLAGHVDNKTGPSVFFHLGDLEAGDLVTVTDEHGLAYDFEVHAVESYPRNNAPLEKVFGTSSKSSLNLITCTGTFDRDAGTHEERMVVYTTLVSE; from the coding sequence ATGCCGTTTAAAAGGCTATTAATGATTATGATATTTTTAGGAGCGGTGGGCTGTTCTTCTTCTTCTGATCAAATAGCTGGAAAGAAAGAAGTTTCTTCTAATGAAGAAGTTCAACTGATCTCTGCTCCAGAGATAACGGCATCTTCTAGCTCTGAGAGTGAAGAATCTGAAGAGCGTATTATAGAAGGGATCGTTCCTGATCAATTATCCATCCCGGCAATAAATGTAGATGCTAACGTGGAACATGTAGGCCAATTACCGGATGGGCAAATGGATGTGCCAAGAGACGATCGTAACGTGGGATGGTATGAGCCTGGAGCGAAACCTGGTGAAAGAGGAAATGCCGTTCTTGCAGGTCACGTTGATAACAAAACTGGTCCATCGGTGTTCTTTCACCTTGGAGATTTAGAAGCTGGAGATCTCGTTACAGTTACGGATGAACATGGATTGGCGTATGATTTTGAGGTGCATGCTGTTGAGTCTTATCCTAGAAATAATGCGCCACTCGAGAAAGTATTTGGAACAAGTTCTAAATCAAGCCTCAATTTAATTACTTGTACAGGGACATTTGATCGAGATGCAGGAACCCACGAGGAGCGGATGGTTGTCTACACGACACTTGTTTCAGAATAG
- a CDS encoding ABC transporter permease, translated as MKHTSVFFLYVAQYMKTRLTYRVDMLMEIMSDLLFQAVNLIFILVVFGHTNMLSGWSKDEIIFIYGFFLVPFAIFGAFFNIWDFNERYIVKGEMDRILTRPVHSLFQIILERMELESLFGVLTGIAVMIYAGNRLDLSLSWYDPIVFLFMVLGGAFVYAGIFILLASISFWSDSRTSIMPMMYNIGNYGRYPVDIYNKVIRFVLTWILPFAFVGVYPSAYFLGREEWYGYAFLTPVMGAVFFGFAIFMWNIGVTKYRGAGN; from the coding sequence ATGAAGCATACGAGTGTTTTCTTTCTATATGTAGCGCAGTATATGAAAACAAGATTAACCTATCGTGTTGATATGCTGATGGAGATTATGTCTGATTTATTGTTTCAAGCAGTCAATCTCATTTTTATATTGGTAGTATTCGGACATACAAATATGTTGAGCGGCTGGTCGAAGGATGAAATTATTTTTATTTATGGCTTTTTTCTCGTTCCATTTGCCATTTTTGGCGCCTTCTTTAATATTTGGGATTTCAATGAAAGGTATATTGTTAAAGGGGAGATGGATCGAATCTTAACAAGACCTGTGCATAGTTTGTTTCAAATTATTTTAGAACGGATGGAGCTTGAATCATTGTTTGGGGTACTAACTGGTATCGCTGTTATGATATATGCAGGAAATCGTCTTGATCTAAGCCTATCCTGGTATGATCCTATTGTTTTTCTTTTCATGGTTCTAGGCGGAGCTTTTGTCTACGCAGGGATCTTTATTTTGCTGGCCAGTATCAGTTTTTGGTCAGATAGTAGAACAAGCATTATGCCAATGATGTATAATATCGGAAACTATGGTAGATATCCAGTTGATATCTACAATAAAGTCATTCGCTTTGTGTTAACGTGGATCTTACCTTTTGCTTTTGTTGGTGTTTATCCATCTGCTTATTTCTTGGGTCGTGAAGAATGGTACGGTTATGCTTTTCTTACCCCAGTGATGGGCGCTGTCTTTTTTGGATTTGCGATCTTTATGTGGAATATTGGCGTCACGAAATATAGGGGCGCAGGTAACTAA
- a CDS encoding ABC transporter ATP-binding protein encodes MEKVIDVQSLRKDFKSHSSRSGLKGAFRDLFTRNYKVISAVKDISFTVNEGEMVGYIGENGAGKSTSIKMLTGILTPTSGTVRVNGMDPHKEREKFVRSIGVVFGQRSQLWWDIAVQESFRLLKKVYNVPDDVYNEHMNHVIESLDIGPLLDKPVRKLSLGQRMRCELAAALLHNPKLLFLDEPTIGLDVLVKLKIRNFLKEINEKYKTTILLTTHDLTDIEALCDRVVMLDEGQIIYDGKLAKLRSNWGEGKQIEFQFGEQVSGEQLQPLLKELEAEWTKGDRDNVWIANVINEEHVISEVIGRVVAANRITDIKIHEISTEEIIRNIYEEGMLNG; translated from the coding sequence ATGGAAAAGGTTATTGATGTGCAGTCGTTGCGTAAGGATTTTAAATCTCATTCAAGCCGCTCAGGATTAAAAGGAGCGTTTCGAGATCTGTTTACGCGTAATTATAAAGTGATTTCTGCTGTAAAAGATATATCGTTTACTGTTAACGAAGGGGAAATGGTAGGTTATATCGGAGAAAATGGTGCTGGAAAGTCAACAAGCATTAAAATGCTAACTGGCATTTTAACACCAACTTCTGGGACTGTTCGGGTGAATGGAATGGATCCTCATAAAGAACGTGAAAAATTTGTTCGTTCCATTGGTGTTGTGTTTGGTCAACGTTCTCAATTGTGGTGGGATATTGCTGTACAAGAATCGTTTCGTTTGCTTAAGAAAGTCTATAACGTGCCGGATGATGTGTATAACGAACATATGAATCACGTCATTGAATCGCTTGATATTGGACCATTGCTTGATAAGCCTGTAAGAAAGTTATCGCTAGGACAACGTATGCGATGTGAGCTAGCAGCAGCGCTTCTTCATAATCCAAAGCTTTTGTTTCTTGATGAACCAACTATTGGTCTTGATGTCCTTGTAAAGTTAAAGATTCGTAATTTCTTAAAGGAGATTAACGAGAAGTACAAGACCACGATTTTACTTACTACCCATGATCTTACGGATATTGAAGCGTTATGTGATCGTGTTGTGATGCTGGATGAAGGACAGATTATCTATGATGGGAAACTTGCTAAGCTCCGTTCTAACTGGGGAGAAGGAAAGCAGATTGAATTTCAGTTTGGTGAACAGGTTAGTGGTGAACAACTCCAACCTTTATTGAAAGAACTCGAAGCAGAATGGACAAAAGGTGACCGAGATAACGTATGGATTGCGAATGTGATTAACGAAGAGCACGTGATTTCTGAAGTGATTGGTCGAGTTGTGGCAGCAAATCGAATTACGGATATTAAAATTCATGAAATTTCGACGGAAGAGATTATTCGAAATATCTATGAAGAAGGTATGCTAAATGGGTAA
- the perR gene encoding peroxide-responsive transcriptional repressor PerR: MAEEKLHEAIDAMKNSGVRITPQRHAILEHLIQSMSHPTADEIYKSLEGKFPNMSVATVYNNLRVFKEIGLVKELTYGDASSRFDCVTTDHYHIICDDCGKIVDFHYPGLDEVETLAEQVTGFRVGDHRMEIYGKCPDCQKSKH, translated from the coding sequence ATGGCTGAAGAGAAACTGCATGAAGCAATTGATGCAATGAAAAATTCAGGAGTGCGTATTACCCCGCAGCGTCATGCCATTCTGGAGCATTTAATCCAGTCCATGTCACATCCTACAGCAGATGAAATATATAAGTCTCTTGAAGGAAAATTTCCTAATATGAGTGTAGCAACTGTTTATAATAACCTGAGAGTATTTAAGGAAATTGGACTGGTGAAAGAATTAACGTACGGAGATGCTTCCAGCCGGTTTGATTGTGTCACAACAGATCATTATCATATTATTTGTGATGATTGTGGTAAGATTGTAGACTTTCATTATCCGGGATTGGACGAAGTAGAAACGCTTGCGGAACAGGTAACGGGCTTCCGAGTCGGCGATCACAGAATGGAGATTTACGGAAAGTGTCCAGATTGCCAAAAAAGCAAACATTAA
- the bcp gene encoding thioredoxin-dependent thiol peroxidase, which translates to MSIEVGEKAPDFKLEASTGETVSLSDYKGKNVVLYFYPKDMTPGCTTEACDFRDHIEGFEELDTVILGVSPDPVEKHKKFIDKYDLPFLLLADEDHSAAESYDVWQLKKNFGKEYMGIVRSTFVIDKEGTLVKEWRKVRVKDHVESALSYIKENLS; encoded by the coding sequence ATGAGTATTGAAGTTGGCGAAAAAGCTCCAGATTTTAAATTAGAAGCAAGCACGGGGGAGACTGTGTCTCTTTCCGACTACAAAGGAAAAAATGTTGTGCTTTATTTTTACCCTAAAGATATGACACCTGGATGTACGACGGAGGCATGTGATTTTCGGGATCACATTGAAGGATTTGAAGAACTAGATACAGTAATTTTGGGAGTCAGTCCTGATCCTGTCGAAAAACATAAGAAATTTATTGATAAATATGATCTTCCGTTTCTTCTACTTGCGGATGAGGATCATTCTGCTGCAGAGTCATATGATGTATGGCAGTTGAAGAAAAACTTTGGTAAAGAATACATGGGCATTGTCCGCTCTACTTTTGTTATTGATAAAGAAGGAACACTTGTCAAAGAGTGGCGCAAGGTCCGTGTGAAAGATCATGTAGAGTCCGCCTTAAGCTATATTAAAGAAAACTTATCTTAA